GAAGCTGGTGAACCCGGACCGTATTCTGGCACTCTCGCCGGATGCGACCAAAGCCTTTTCCTATATGCGCGATGCGGCGCAAGGCGTGCCGACTGTGCGACCCGTGGCGGAAGACACATTGGTGTTGCAACCCGACCTGATCGTGCGATCCTATGGCGGGGGCCCGAATGCGACGCGCCTGTTCGAACGTGCCGGTGTACCCGTCGTGCAGATCGGCTGGGCAGGTGATCTGGCCGACATCCGTCGGATCACTGGCGAGGTCGGAGCGGCATTGGGGGCGAGTGAGGAAGCTGCCGCTGTCATTCAGGACATAGACCTGCGGCTGGCTGCGCTACAATCGCCGGACAATGCGGCGCGGCTGCTTTATATAACGCCGTCTGGCACGACAACAGGGCCGGGCTCGCTGATCGACGCATTGATCACGCGTGCAGGTCTGACGAATTTCGAAACCACACCCGGCTGGCGTAGCCTGCCACTGGAGCGGATGGTGGATGTACAGCCCGATCTGTTTGCCGCCGCCTTTTTCGACGACCCCGGTCGCAGTCTCGATGCGTGGGGCGTGATGCGCCACCCGGTGGCAGAGGCTGCACTGCAGGGGCGCCCGCGGATCGACTTCGACAGTGCTTGGGTGTCCTGCGGCGGATGGTTTGCGGTGGACGCGCTTGAAGCGCTGAATGCGGCCGCACAGGCCAGGCTGCAGCCATGAGGTCGCTACTCGATCTCGGCCTGATCAGTCTCTCCGTGCTCGCGGTGCTGGCGGCCTGTCTGCTGGGCTCGACGCCGATGGCTCCGGGCCGTGTGCTGGTGGCGCTGTTCGGCGGCGGCGTGCCGGGCGATCAGACGATTATCTGGTCGATCCGTATGCCGCGAGCCCTGACGGCCTGGCTCGTGGGCGCGGCTCTGGGTGCGAGCGGTGCGGCTTTGCAGGGTCTGCTGCGAAACCCGCTGGCCGAACCGGGCGTGCTGGGGGTGTCGGCGACGTCGGCGTTGCTGGCGACGGTGACGCTCTATTACGGGCTGACGCCCTACGGCGCGTGGGTGCTGCCTCTTGCAGCGGTCATAGGCGCATTGATCGCGACGACGCTGATCGCCGTGCTGGCCATCCGGACCCAGTCCGTCGTGACACTCATTCTGGTCGGTGTCGCCTTGTCGGCTTTTGCCGGCGCGTTGATGGCGCTGATGCTCAACCTTGCGCCGAACCCTTTTACGCTGGCTGATATGGTCAACTGGACGCTCGGTTCGGTTGCCAATCGCAGTATCGAAGACATTGTACGGGTCCTGCCATTTCTGATCGCCGGACTCGCCATATTGTGGCTCAGCCGTCGCGGCCTGTCGGCGCTGACGCTGGGCGAAGAAGCGGCGGCCGGTATCGGGCTCGATCTGAAGCGGCAGCGTATCGCCGTCGTGGTCGGGGCCGGGCTTGCCACGGGGGCGGCTGTCTCTCTGGCGGGTGCGATCGGTTTTGTCGGGATCGTAGCGCCGCATCTGGTCAGGCCCTGGGTTGATAGCGATCCGGCCCGCACGGTGCTGCCCTCGGCCTTGCTGGGCGGGGTGATGCTGGTCATAGCCGACATTGGCGTACGGTTGATCCCGACCGGATCGGAACTGAAACTGGGCGTCGTTGCTGCACTGATCGGCGCGCCGATCTTCGCATGGATCGCCGCACAGGCAAGGCCGGGTCGTGGCTGAGCTGTCCGTTAGTCGGCTCAGTGTCGTGGCGGGCGGCGCTCAGGTTGTGAGCCATATCTCGCTGCAGCTGAGCCGTGGGGAATTCGTCGTTTTGCTGGGCCCGAACGGTGCAGGGAAATCCATGACCCTGCGTGCGATGCTCGGGCTGGTCCCATCAACAGGATCCGTGACCCTGGACGGAGCGTCAGTGCCGGACATGGCCCCGTCAGAGCGAGCCCGACACATTGCTTATCTGCCGCAATCGACGGCCTTGGCCTGGCCCGCCCGGACACGCGACGTCGTTTCGCTGGGCCAATTCTCGCATGGTGCGGCGGTGGGACGTCTGGGCCGGGATGATGCGCACGCGGTCGATATGGCGCTGAGCGAGTGCGCGCTTGAAGCATTCTCGGATCGACGCGTTGACAGCCTGTCAGGCGGTGAAATGGCGCGCGTGCATTGCGCCCGGGCTTTCGCCGCCCGGACAACGTTTTTGCTGGCCGATGAGCCCGTTGCAGCCCTCGATCCGGCGCAGGCCTTCAGGATCATGGATCTGCTGCAGAAGAAGGCGCGGCGGGGCCTCGGCGTTCTCGTCGTGCTGCACGATATAGCGCTGGCTGCCCGCTATGCCGACCGGATGATTCTGATGAAAGCCGGAGAACTGGTCGCAGACGGGCCGACAGAATCGGTTCTGACGGGAGAGTCCGTATCCGCTCTTTACGGGGTGACGGCGCATGTTGCGGGACGGCAGGTGGCGCTTAACGGTCTGCCCGATTGATGATGTCTAGGCCGCGACCGAGACGCGTGGCAGGTCGAACGTCTTCCAGGACTCGTTCAGCGCGTCCATCAGTTCATCCATCATGACCTCCGTGTGGAACGGGCTTGGCGTAAAACGAAGCCGCTCCGTACCTTTGGGCACTGTCGGGTAGTTGATCGGTTGAACGTACAGGCCACGCTCTTCGATCAGAAAGTCCGAAACGGCCTTGCAGCGCACCGGATCCCCAATCAGTAAGGGCACGATATGGGTCGGACCGTCGATGAAGGGCAGGCCGGCAGACCTGAAGCGGGCTTTCAGGGCCTCGGCGCGTTCCTGATGGGCGATGCGGACATCGTCTTTCTGTTTCAGGTAACGCACGGATCGTAGCGCGCCCGCCGCTGTTGACGGTGGAATGGAGGTCGTAAAGATAAATCCTGATGCCAAGCTGCGCACAGCATCGGTGATGACGGCGTCTGCAGCAATATAGCCGCCGATCATGCCATAGGCTTTGGCCAATGTACCCTGAATGATGTCGATCCGGTTCATAAGCCCCAATGCCCCGCACAGACCGGAGCCGCCAGGACCGTACATGCCGACGGCATGGACTTCGTCGCAATAGGTCAACGCATTGTAAGTGTCCGCGAGATCGCAGATCGCATTGATCGGTGCCACATCGGCGTCCATGGAATAGACGCTCTCAAAGGCAATCAGCTTCGGCGCATTGGGGTCGCTTGCTGCCAGAAGTTCGCGTAAATGAGCCACATCATTGTGCCGGAAAATGCGTTTCTCGCAACGTGCCCCGCGAACCCCGGCAATCATGGAGGCGTGGTTGAGCGCATCCGAATAGATGATCAGGCCCGGCAGGATCTGGCTCATCACGCTTAGTGTCGCCTCGTTGGAGACATAACCCGATGTGAACAGCAAGGCGCTGTCCTTGTCATGCAGGCTGGCCAGTTCGCGTTCCAGCTGAACGTGATAATGAGTCGTGCCGGAAATGTTGCGTGTCCCGCCTGAGCCCGTTCCGGTTGCGTCGACAGCCGATTTGACGGCTTCGATGACGCATGCGTTCTGTCCTTGGCCTAGATAGTCGTTGGAACACCAGACAACGATATCGTGCTGCGTGGTCCCGTCCGGATACCAGATTGCTTCCGGGAAGGCCCCGCGTTTGCGGCGAATATCCTGAAAGATGCGGTAGCGGCCCTCATCGCGAACATTGTCCACTGCGCTCTGGAACGTCTTTCGATATTTGCGTGTCATGATCGGTCCCCAGCCCCCGTCCCAGCTCTCATGGCGGTTTGTCCTAGCGTGGGGCTTAACGCTTTGCTCACCCTGAAATGTGACCCGTGTCACCCAGTCGGCCCGCAATCTGGTGCAGTAAACTGCGCAAAACCGGGAGACTGCCATGACGATCCTCACCCGCTGGTCCGATGAAGAACGCGCGCAATATGGCGCTGAGATCCAGACCTTTCCGCACCGCTTGGGTGCGTCAGGCCTGTTCACAGATGATGCCCTGGCGGCGCTGCTCGATCGTCACCCGAAACATCTGATCGATGTCTGCACGATGACGGATGATCCAGACTTTCCGGACCGTCACTGCACGGTCGACCCGGCAGGCGCGACAGGTGCGGAAATGGTTGAGATCGCCAAATCCGGCGCCATCTGGATCAATATCCGCGAAGCCATGAATACGGATCCCGCCTATCGCCCGCTGATGGATGCGGCCTATGCAGAGCTGAAGGCCAACACCGGACAGACGGCGCGCAAACGCAATCGCCGCGGAGGTATTCTGATTTCCTCGCCTGCGGCCAAGGTGCCGTACCATTGCGACCCGACGCAAACGCTGCTCTGGCATGTGCGTGGTCGCAAGCGGGTCTTCGTCTATCCGACGACGGAAGCGTTCCTGCCGGACGAAGCCTATGAAGCGATCGTGCTGGGCGAGCGCGATCAGGATGTGCCCTACCGCTCATCCTATGATGCATCGGCGCAAATCTTTGATCTGCCAGACGACACGCTGGTCTGCTGGCCGCACACCTCGCCGCACCGGGTCGTTAATCAGGGCTTTTGTGTCTCGATGGTGATGGAATGCACGACCCATGACAGCGCAGTGCGCAACGGGGCGATGTATTTCAACGGACTGTTGCGGCGGCATTTCAAGGCGCAACCGCAGTGGTCGGGTAGTGGATCGTTCGAGCGTCTGCTCAAGGCCTATGCGGGTCACGCGCTCCGCAAGCTGGGGGCTCACCGGGCTCATATCCGCGAAGACTATGTCCGCTTCCGGCTCGATCCGGGACAGCCCTCCATGCTGTCGCCGGTCCCGGCCTATATCCGCAATTTCTAGGACAAACCTGCATTCAAGGCTGCTGCCATGACGACCTATCCGGCCGAACTGATCCTGAACTATTCAGCCCCTGTTCCGCGCTACACAAGCTACCCGACCGCGCCCAACTTCACCGAGGCGGTGAATGGGGAGGTCGTTGCGGGCTGGTTGCGTGCCATCCCGGAAACGGATGCGGTCTCGCTCTATATCCACATTCCGTTTTGCGATCGGCTCTGCTGGTTCTGTGGTTGTCATACGAAACATGTGCAGCGTTATGAGCCGGTGCGACGCTATCTGGACCTGCTCTATCGTGAGATCGAACAGGTTGCGGCGCGCATTGGGAGGCGCCAACCTGTTGCCCGCCTGCATCTGGGTGGTGGCTCTCCCAGCCTGCTGAAGGCTCACGACCTGGCATGTCTGCGCGCCCAGCTGGACGCGGCGTTCATTCTGGACGCGGACACGGAAATCAGTCTGGAATTCGATCCGACCGATATGACGGTCGAAGATGTTGAAAGCTTCTGTGCCTTTGGCGTCACGCGAGCGAGCTTGGGCGTTCAGGACTTCGATGCGCGCGTTCAGGCAGCCATCAACCGCCCGCAAAGTTATGAAAAGACCCGCGACATCATCACGGCTCTGCGCCATGGCGGGGTCGCGTCGGTCAATATCGATGCGCTTTATGGTCTGCCTTATCAGACGGATGATACGGTCCGCAGAACCCTGACGCAGGTTGTCGAGCTTGATCCGGACCGGGTCGCCCTGTTCGGCTATGCGCATGTGCCATGGATGAAAACGCATCAGCGCCTGATCGAGGACAGCGCCTTGCCGGACACGCTGAACCGCTTCCGGCAATCGCGCATTGCGGCGTCGATCCTGAAACGCAACGCCTATCAGACGATCGGCATCGATCACTTTGCCAAAGCCGATGACGCGCTGTCGGTTGCTGCGCGCAAGGGAACGTTGCGTCGTAATTTTCAGGGCTATACGGTCGACGAATGCGATACGCTGATCGGGCTGGGAGCATCGTCGATCAGTCAGTTTGCGCAAGGCTATGCGCAAAATGTGAAAAGCGTTCAGGCCTATCAGCGCGCCCTTGAGGCTGACAGCCTGCCGATCGAACGCGGCATCATCATGTCCGATTCCGATCGGGTCACGGCAGCCGCGATCGAGCAGCTCATGTGCGACTTCCGGCTGGATTCTGCCTCTTTACGAACGCGGTTCGGCGAACGGGCAGACGGAGTTCTGGCAAAGGCAGCGCTGATCGCCCACCGTGACGAAGACGGATTGTTCAAGGCCGATGCATCCGGCTTTCATGTGACGCAACTGGGTCGTCCGTTCGTGCGCACCATCGCGTCCCGATTCGATGATTATCTGCTTTCGCGGTCCGGACGATACTCCGTCGCAGTTTGAGGGACAGTCAGAGGCGACAAGCGCGCCGATTTCTCCCCGATCTGTCACGCCTGTGACCACAATCACATTCCCCGCCATCCGCTTCGCCAAAGGGAGGGCTGACGGGGAAGGGGTCGGTGCAAACCGGACGGCCTGACAGCGTCGCCTTATTCATGACGGGCCTGATCAGTCCGACACTTGCGAGATGACCATGAGCACAGTTGCCAACCCGCACGTCAAACCGGATAATTCTCTGCTGGCCATGCTGTTCGTGCTGGTGCCCTGCGCAATCTGGGCAGTTTTCGCCGCGGCGGGCCCGGGCTTCGGGACCATGGCCGGGCTGCCGATGAAAGCACATGGGGCGATGATGTTCTTTGCACTTCTCGGTGCGATTATCGTCATTTTCGGGCGCGTCGGGACAGGATCGCCGACGATCGATCATGCACGCTATGCCGACAAGATCATCAAATATGGTGTGATCGCCACGACCTTCTGGGGAATTGCCGGAATGCTGGTCGGCGTGATCATTGCGGCGCAGCTGACCTGGCCGGAAATCTTCTATTTCGAACAGCTTGGTTGGACCAATTTCGGTCGCCTTCGTCCGCTGCATACATCGGCCGTGATTTTCGCCTTCGGCGGGAACGCCCTGATCGCGACCAGCTTCTATGTCGTGCAGCGCACGTCGCGGACGCGTCTGGCCGGCGGCTATTGGCCCTGGTTTGTCTTCTGGGGCTACCAGCTATTCATCGTGCTGGCCGCGACCGGCTATCTGATGGGGATTACGGACGGCAAGGAATATGCCGAGCCGGAATGGTATGTCGATATCTGGCTGACCATCGTCTGGGTCGTTTATCTGCTGGTGTTCCTCTGCACGCTGGCCAAGCGCAAGGAGCCCCACATCTATGTGGCCAACTGGTTCTATCTGGCCTTCATCGTCACTGTCGCGATCCTGCATCTGGTCAATAATCTGGCCCTGCCCGTCGATCTGTTCAGCGCGAAATCCTACGGGGTCTATGCAGGTGTCCAAGATGCGATGACGCAGTGGTGGTATGGCCATAATGCGGTGGGCTTCTTCCTGACTGCGGGCTTCCTGGCCATCATGTATTACTTCATCCCGAAGCGGGCGAACCGTCCGATCTGGAGCTATAAGCTCTCCATCGTCCACTTCTGGGCCGTGATCTTCATCTATATCTGGGCCGGTCCGCACCACCTCCACTATACGGCTCTGCCGCAATGGACGCAGACCCTCGGCATGGTGTTCTCGATTATGCTCTGGATGCCCAGCTGGGGCGGTATGATCAACGGGCTGATGACGCTGCAGGGCGCATGGGACAAGCTGCGGTCCGATCCGGTGCTGCGCATGCTGGTCGTCTCTGTCGCCTTTTACGGCATGGCCACTTTCGAAGGCCCCCTCCTGTCGGTGCGCTACGTCAACGCGCTGTCTCACTATACGGACTGGACCATTGGGCACGTCCATTCCGGCGCGCTGGGCTGGAACGGGTTCGTCACCTTCGGTGCGCTCTATTGTCTGGTGCCGTGGCTGTGGAAGAAGAAAGACCTCTACTCCACGCGTCTGGTCGAATG
This genomic window from Algimonas porphyrae contains:
- a CDS encoding ABC transporter substrate-binding protein, coding for MNTATAQRIVSLDFCADQYVLKLVNPDRILALSPDATKAFSYMRDAAQGVPTVRPVAEDTLVLQPDLIVRSYGGGPNATRLFERAGVPVVQIGWAGDLADIRRITGEVGAALGASEEAAAVIQDIDLRLAALQSPDNAARLLYITPSGTTTGPGSLIDALITRAGLTNFETTPGWRSLPLERMVDVQPDLFAAAFFDDPGRSLDAWGVMRHPVAEAALQGRPRIDFDSAWVSCGGWFAVDALEALNAAAQARLQP
- a CDS encoding FecCD family ABC transporter permease, which codes for MRSLLDLGLISLSVLAVLAACLLGSTPMAPGRVLVALFGGGVPGDQTIIWSIRMPRALTAWLVGAALGASGAALQGLLRNPLAEPGVLGVSATSALLATVTLYYGLTPYGAWVLPLAAVIGALIATTLIAVLAIRTQSVVTLILVGVALSAFAGALMALMLNLAPNPFTLADMVNWTLGSVANRSIEDIVRVLPFLIAGLAILWLSRRGLSALTLGEEAAAGIGLDLKRQRIAVVVGAGLATGAAVSLAGAIGFVGIVAPHLVRPWVDSDPARTVLPSALLGGVMLVIADIGVRLIPTGSELKLGVVAALIGAPIFAWIAAQARPGRG
- a CDS encoding ABC transporter ATP-binding protein, coding for MAELSVSRLSVVAGGAQVVSHISLQLSRGEFVVLLGPNGAGKSMTLRAMLGLVPSTGSVTLDGASVPDMAPSERARHIAYLPQSTALAWPARTRDVVSLGQFSHGAAVGRLGRDDAHAVDMALSECALEAFSDRRVDSLSGGEMARVHCARAFAARTTFLLADEPVAALDPAQAFRIMDLLQKKARRGLGVLVVLHDIALAARYADRMILMKAGELVADGPTESVLTGESVSALYGVTAHVAGRQVALNGLPD
- the hemA gene encoding 5-aminolevulinate synthase is translated as MTRKYRKTFQSAVDNVRDEGRYRIFQDIRRKRGAFPEAIWYPDGTTQHDIVVWCSNDYLGQGQNACVIEAVKSAVDATGTGSGGTRNISGTTHYHVQLERELASLHDKDSALLFTSGYVSNEATLSVMSQILPGLIIYSDALNHASMIAGVRGARCEKRIFRHNDVAHLRELLAASDPNAPKLIAFESVYSMDADVAPINAICDLADTYNALTYCDEVHAVGMYGPGGSGLCGALGLMNRIDIIQGTLAKAYGMIGGYIAADAVITDAVRSLASGFIFTTSIPPSTAAGALRSVRYLKQKDDVRIAHQERAEALKARFRSAGLPFIDGPTHIVPLLIGDPVRCKAVSDFLIEERGLYVQPINYPTVPKGTERLRFTPSPFHTEVMMDELMDALNESWKTFDLPRVSVAA
- the hemN gene encoding oxygen-independent coproporphyrinogen III oxidase; translated protein: MTTYPAELILNYSAPVPRYTSYPTAPNFTEAVNGEVVAGWLRAIPETDAVSLYIHIPFCDRLCWFCGCHTKHVQRYEPVRRYLDLLYREIEQVAARIGRRQPVARLHLGGGSPSLLKAHDLACLRAQLDAAFILDADTEISLEFDPTDMTVEDVESFCAFGVTRASLGVQDFDARVQAAINRPQSYEKTRDIITALRHGGVASVNIDALYGLPYQTDDTVRRTLTQVVELDPDRVALFGYAHVPWMKTHQRLIEDSALPDTLNRFRQSRIAASILKRNAYQTIGIDHFAKADDALSVAARKGTLRRNFQGYTVDECDTLIGLGASSISQFAQGYAQNVKSVQAYQRALEADSLPIERGIIMSDSDRVTAAAIEQLMCDFRLDSASLRTRFGERADGVLAKAALIAHRDEDGLFKADASGFHVTQLGRPFVRTIASRFDDYLLSRSGRYSVAV
- the ccoN gene encoding cytochrome-c oxidase, cbb3-type subunit I; translated protein: MSTVANPHVKPDNSLLAMLFVLVPCAIWAVFAAAGPGFGTMAGLPMKAHGAMMFFALLGAIIVIFGRVGTGSPTIDHARYADKIIKYGVIATTFWGIAGMLVGVIIAAQLTWPEIFYFEQLGWTNFGRLRPLHTSAVIFAFGGNALIATSFYVVQRTSRTRLAGGYWPWFVFWGYQLFIVLAATGYLMGITDGKEYAEPEWYVDIWLTIVWVVYLLVFLCTLAKRKEPHIYVANWFYLAFIVTVAILHLVNNLALPVDLFSAKSYGVYAGVQDAMTQWWYGHNAVGFFLTAGFLAIMYYFIPKRANRPIWSYKLSIVHFWAVIFIYIWAGPHHLHYTALPQWTQTLGMVFSIMLWMPSWGGMINGLMTLQGAWDKLRSDPVLRMLVVSVAFYGMATFEGPLLSVRYVNALSHYTDWTIGHVHSGALGWNGFVTFGALYCLVPWLWKKKDLYSTRLVEWHFWVATLGILLYITSMWVAGIMQGLMWRAYTELGFLEYSFIETVSAMHVSYAVRTLGGLLFLTGTLIMAYNIRMTILGRGNAKSLLDDDPARKPVMPSASVSPTLAPAE